In one Meles meles chromosome 17, mMelMel3.1 paternal haplotype, whole genome shotgun sequence genomic region, the following are encoded:
- the RD3 gene encoding protein RD3, with product MSLIPWLRWNEAPSRLSSRRPAEMVLETLMMELAGQMREAERQQWARGNAVRKICTGVDYSWLASAPRPTYDLSPGERLQLEDVCAKIHPSYCGPAILRFRQLLAEQEPEVQEVSQLFRSVLQEVLERMKQEEEAHKLTRQWSLRPRGPLALATFKTRARISPFTSDIRTISEDVERDTPPPLRTWSMPEFRAPKED from the exons atgtccctcatcccctggCTGCGGTGGAATGAAGCCCCCTCGCGGCTGTCCTCCCGGAGGCCCGCCGAGATGGTGCTGGAGACGCTCATGATGGAGCTGGCAGGACAGATgcgagaggcagagaggcagcagtgGGCGCGCGGCAATGCAGTCAGGAAGATCTGCACCGGGGTCGACTACAGCTGGCTGGCCAGCGCCCCCCGGCCCACCTACGACCTCAGCCCTGGCGAGCGGCTACAACTAGAGGACGTCTGTGCCAAGATCCACCCTTCCTACTGTGGGCCCGCCATCCTCAG GTTCCggcagctgctggcagagcaggagCCCGAGGTGCAGGAGGTGTCCCAGCTCTTCCGCTCGGTGCTGCAGGAGGTCCTGGAGAGAatgaagcaggaggaggaggcccACAAGCTGACTCGGCAGTGGAGCCTCCGGCCCCGCGGCCCCCTGGCGCTGGCCACCTTCAAGACACGAGCGCGCATCTCCCCCTTCACCAGTGACATCCGGACCATCTCGGAGGACGTGGAGCGGGACACGCCGCCGCCGCTCCGGACCTGGAGCATGCCCGAGTTCCGGGCGCCCAAAGAGGACTGA